The following are from one region of the Kwoniella dendrophila CBS 6074 chromosome 6, complete sequence genome:
- a CDS encoding isocitrate dehydrogenase, NAD-dependent: MFSRSASRSVASSLRSFQAPVRYYNSAFQSSTPTSAFAGKKGPDGNYTVTLIPGDGIGPEIAQSVKEIFAAAKAPIKWEEVDVTPILKNGKTVIPDDAVDSIKKNTVALKGPLATPIGKGHVSLNLTLRRTFSLFANVRPCVSIQGYKTAYDNVNTVLIRENTEGEYSGIEHEIVDGVVQSIKLITREASERVARYAFHYASENGRNKVTAVHKASVMKMSDGMFLTACREVAKEYPNIAYSEDILDRVCLRIATDPTPFADQVMVMPNLYGDILSDLSAGLIGGLGLTPSGNIGRDASIFEAVHGSAPDIEGKGLANPTALLLSSLMMLRHMGLFELADKIEKAALSTIAEGKAITRDLGGKSGTREYTDAILAKLK, encoded by the exons ATGTTCTCACGATCAGCATCCCGAAGTGTAGCCTCTTCTCTCAGGTCATTCCAA GCTCCTGTTAGATATTACAACTCTGCTTTCCAATCTTCCACTCCTACATCTGCTTTTGCAGGTAAGAAAGGTCCAGAT GGAAACTACACTGTTACTTTGATTCCAGGTGATGGTATCGGTCCAGAGATTGCTCAAAGTGTAAAAGAAATCTTCGCTGCTGCCAAA GCTCCAATTAAATGGGAAGAAGTAGATGTTACACCTATTCTCAAAAATGGTAAAACCGTTATCCCAGATGATGCTGTTGACTCCATCAAGAAAAACACTGTTGCTCTTAAAGGTCCTCTCGCTACCCCAA TCGGAAAAGGTCACGTATCCCTCAACTTAACCCTCAGACGAACATTCTCCCTTTTCGCCAACGTACGACCATGTGTATCCATCCAAGGTTACAAAACAGCTTACGACAATGTAAACACTGTATTGATCCGAGAGAACACAGAAGGAGAATACTCTGGTATCGAACACGAG attgttgatggtgtagtACAAAGTATCAAACTTATCACTCGAGAAGCATCTGAAC GTGTCGCTCGATACGCTTTCCACTACGCTTCAGAAAATGGCCGAAACAAGGTAACTGCTGTCCACAAAGCCAGTGTTAT GAAAATGTCCGACGGAATGTTCTTAACTGCTTGTCGGGAAGTTGCTAAAGAATACCCAAACATCGCTTACAGTGAAGATATACTTGATAGAGTCTGTTTGAGA ATCGCTACCGACCCTACACCTTTCGCTGACCAAGTCATGGTCATGCCAAATCT TTACGGTGATATCTTGTCTGATTTATCAGCTGGTTTGATTGGTGGTCTTGGTCTTACACCATCAGGTAACATTGGTAGA GATGCTTCCATTTTCGAAGCCGTCCACGGTTCCGCTcctgatattgaaggtaaaggtctTGCCAACCCTACCGCTCtccttctctcttctttAATGATGCTTCG ACACATGGGTCTCTTCGAACTTGCTGACAAGATCGAAAAAGCTGCTCTTTCA ACCattgctgaaggtaaagcCATCACTCGAGATCTCGGTGGTAAATCCGGTACACGAGAATACACCGACGCTATCCTTGCTAAACTCAAGTAA